The following coding sequences are from one Anser cygnoides isolate HZ-2024a breed goose chromosome 10, Taihu_goose_T2T_genome, whole genome shotgun sequence window:
- the APPL1 gene encoding DCC-interacting protein 13-alpha produces the protein MPGIDKLPIEETLEDSPQTRSLLGVFEEDAAAISNYINQLFQAMHRVYDAQNELSAATHLTSKLLKEYEKQHFPLGGDDEVMTSTLQQFSKVIDELSSCHAVLSTQLADAMMFPITQFKERDLKEILTLKEVFQIASNDHDAAITRYSRLSKRRENEKIKAEVTEDVYTSRKKQHQTMMHYFCALNTLQYKKKIAMLEPLLGYMQAQISFFKMGSENLTEQLEEFLTNIGTSVQNVRREMECEIENMQQTIEDLEVASDPLYLPDPDTTKFPVHRNLTRKAGYLNARNKTGLVSSIWERQFYFTQGGNLMSQARGDVAGGLVMDIDNCSVMAVDCEDRRYCFQITSFDGKKSSILQAESKKDYEEWICTINNISKQIYLSENPEEIAARVNQSALEAVTPSPSFQQRHESMRPVVQSRPTAARTSSTGSLGSESATLSALPLDSFVAPDTPIQFDIISPVSEDLPGQAKSSGQAGRRTNPFGESGGSKSETEDSILHQLFIVRFLGSMAVKSDESPDIVYETMRQILAARAIHNIFRMTESHLLVTCDCLKLIDPQTQVTRLRFPLPNVVLYATHQENKRLFGFVLKTSGGRVDNRQTSVCYIFESNNEGEKICDSVGLAKQIAFHAELDRKASEKAKEIERVKEKQQKELSKQKQIEKDLEEQSRLIAASSRSNPSGGEGQFVVLSSSQSEDSDLGEDGKKKRESET, from the exons ATGCCAGGCATCGACAAGCTGCCTATCGAGGAGACGCTGGAGGACAGCCCCCAG ACCCGTTCTCTGCTGGGAGTATTTGAAGAAGATGCTGCTGCAATTTCCAATTACATCAATCAGTTATTTCAAGCGATGCACAGAGTATATGATGCACAG AATGAATTAAGTGCAGCAACTCATCTGACTTCAAAGCTTCTGAAGGAATATGAGAAACAG cattttcCACTAGGGGGAGATGATGAAGTTATGACTTCCACTTTACAGCaattttcaaaagtgattgATGAG CTCAGCTCTTGTCATGCAGTACTTTCAACTCAACTTGCAGATGCAATGATGTTTCCTATTACTCAGTTTAAAGAAAGAGATCTAAAAG agATATTAACTCTAAAAGAAGTTTTCCAAATTGCAAGCAATG ACCATGATGCTGCCATTACCCGATACAGTCGGTTGtcaaaaagaagggaaaatgaaaag ATCAAGGCTGAAGTTACAGAAGATGTATATacttcaaggaaaaaacagcatcaAACTATGATGCATTATTTCTGTGCGTTAAATACTCTTcagtacaaaaagaaaattgctatGCTAGAACCCTTGCTAGGATACATGCAAGCTCAG ataagtttttttaaaatgggtTCAGAAAATCTTACTGAGCAGTTGGAAGAATTTTTGACAAATATTGGCACAAGCGTACAAAA TGTTCGCAGGGAAATGGAGTGTGAAATAGAAAACATGCAACAAACTATAGAGGACTTGGAAGTAGCTAGTGATCCACTGTATTTGCCTGATCCTGATACTACGAAATTTCCCGTTCATAGAAATCTAACACGGAAAGCTGGCTATCTCAACGCAAGAAA taAGACAGGGCTGGTATCTTCCATTTGGGAGAGACAGTTTTACTTCACTCAAGGTGGAAATTTGATGAGCCAAGCAAGAGGTGATGTAGCTGGAGGACTTGTCATGGATATAGACAATTGCTCAGTAATGGCTGTGGACTGCGAAGACAGACGTTACTGTTTTCAGATAACATCTTTTGATGGTAAAAA GTCTTCAATCTTACAGGCAGAGAGTAAAAAAGATTATGAAGAG TGGATATGCACAATAAACAACATATCTAAACAGATATATCTAAGCGAAAACCCCGAG GAAATTGCTGCACGTGTAAATCAGTCAGCTTTAGAAGCTGTTACTCCATCCCCTTCCTTTCAGCAGAGGCATGAGAGCATGCGTCCAGTTGT ACAATCTCGTCCTACTGCAGCTCGTACTAGCAGCACAGGGTCACTGGGATCTGAATCAGCAACTTTATCTGCACTTCCCTTGGATTCATTTGTTGCCCCTGACACTCCTATACAATTTGACATAATATCTCCAGTTAGTGAAGATCTGCCTGGTCAAGCAAAATCTtcagggcaggcaggcag acGCACAAATCCTTTTGGTGAATCTGGAGGCTCAAAATCTGAaacagaag ATTCAATTCTTCATCAGTTGTTTATTGTAAGATTTCTTGGCTCTATGGCGGTGAAGTCTGATGAAAGTCCAGACATTGTTTATGAAACAATGCGTCAAATACTAGCAGCTCGGGCTATCCATAACATTTTCCGGATGACAGAATCACATTTATTAGTCACTTGTGACTGTTTAAA gTTAATCGATCCACAGACACAAGTTACAAGACTACGA TTTCCTTTGCCCAACGTAGTCTTGTATGCTACGCACCAGGAGAATAAGCGCCTCTTTGGATTTGTGCTTAAAACTTCAGGAGGGAGAGTTGACAACCGCCAAACTTCCGTCTGCTATATATTTGAATCAAATAACGAAGGGGAAAAG ATTTGTGACTCCGTTGGACTGGCAAAACAGATAGCTTTTCATGCAGAACTG GATCgaaaagcatcagaaaaggcaaaagaaatagagagagtcaaagagaaacaacaaaaagaattaagtaaacaaaaacaaattgaaaag GACTTAGAGGAGCAAAGCCGATTGATAGCTGCTTCCAGCAGATCAAACCCAAGTGGTGGAGAAGGACAGTTTGTAGTCCTTAGCAGTAGCCAGTCAGAAGACAGCGATTTAGGAGAAgatggaaagaagaagagagaatcTGAAACCTAA